A stretch of DNA from Scatophagus argus isolate fScaArg1 chromosome 23, fScaArg1.pri, whole genome shotgun sequence:
CTTTGGATTCAGCCTAAGACTTCCTACCAGCAGCAAAACTCACAGTGCTCACCATTCTGCTAATTTGATTCCCAGCCGGTTGCAGAACTTGTGGATGTACTGGGAGTAGTGCTCCACCAGTGTCATGTCATATCCGGACACTTTCACGTTCAGAGTCCCGTACTCAGTGTCCGTCGCCGGCATGAGCGGTTTCATCTGGTGTCggtcttttttcttctttcgctggagacaaaaaaaaataaaaaataaaaaatcatgaGTCACTTTACAACAGTcacaatgttattttttttttgtttgtttttgtctagaTTAGACATATGACAGGCTAAGgttgtcactttttatttcaaaatgtcttatAAAGCATGTGAATAAACACaattcattcaaattcaaaatctgTCTATGACCAGTCGATAAGCTGAAGTAGTTGGGCTTgttgtccagcagagggcgctgctCTTCACTTATCAGTAAACTAAATAACTACTTGAAAACGTGACGGTCCTACTGTACACTTTACCAACATTAGACCCTTTAGTAAACACAGCGGGGTCACTTGttagttttatgttgtttttaaataaatgattttattttctggatATTTTTTCTGCCCTTTTTCAGCACTGAATCAATAGgacaaatcaaacattaaaagttTGAACGCTGACTTTGCCAATGTTTGTTATTAcaaccaaacacacattaaatacaCATTAAAGCTCATTAAATGGAAGgatttacagcagaaataactaagttttattttccaaaaatatttgtttgtaatGTAATGCTTTGAGAGTCTTACCGTTAGTTTAGGCATGAGATATTTCCACCTCCCAATCCCGTGGGTTGGCATCCTTCTGTATTGTCTTTCGTTTACAAAAGCTGTGGACAAGGACAGAAATGCATCGTTTAGGGTGTTTTCACATCCAACTCATCTTACGGGTCTCTGTGgttctgtgtgaacacacatgcaggacTAAACCAGCAGCTAAGCAGCTAGCTTCCTGTCCGTTCAGTTCATCTGTGGAGGGAAAGCAAACTGCAGGATTTTGTGATAAAACTACTGTGTTTGAATCCTACAATGGGATTTCATGGCATGTTAAAACTCCTCCCAGTTAAACCGTAAAAAGTCAGCTTGAACAGACCAAATGAACCGAGCTGGTGTTGTGAAAATTCATGTTCTGTATGCACACGACAGCCATCTTGGTACGTGCAAGGTAAGTTTATGTTTGAGCAATAAGGCACAAACAGCATCAGCATTCCTTCATGCAACTTCACCAGTAATTTCAGCCACTGCAGTCCTTAAATACTCACCCCAAACAGGATGCCAGACGGATGGTGTGGCCCTGTGAGAACAACAGCCAAAGAGAGAACCGGCGTTAGAGAGAAATCAAGATACAAAGATACATATTCTGCATTGCTGGGTCTTATCTTCATTGGCAATAATAATATTAGATTAGATGAGACGGAGACTTACCGACATAATATAAAAGCTTGATTAAACACCGATGCCTGCTGTGTGACAGACACCTGCAActggacaaaacacaaacaacatcagCTTCAACACTTACGTTTATTTTCGTTACATGCTACAAGATTGGATGCAGTCGAGCTAATCTACAAGACTGCGGAAACCTTAAATgcatttactgatttatttattttcgaGAATTAAAAATCTCAGCTGGAAGTTCTCAGGACAATGGCGTCGATAATTCCCGGTTAGTGAAGAGAAGAGAATACTGTTAGGTTGTTCGCCTTTACGCTCTTCTGCAGTTCATAATAAAAACTGCAGGGACAGGTTCAACTCCTTTTAACTGAAGCGACTGCcagttgaaaaatgtttgtCGCTGACAGTTTCTCAGTTGATAATGAGCatatgctttcatttatttcaaagcaTCGAACAGGCACTGTCTTACTCGCAAACATTAACAGGAATCGACCCAACACTGTCAGAGGCTGTTTGACCTCTGAGAGGAAACGGAACATTTGagctgagaggaagtgaaactTACCTTTCTAAGGACAGAATTCATGGCGTTagcctccctctgtctgtgtttaacGAAACGTGGTTCGGCGAGTTAGCTACATTTAACTAGAACATCAGCAAGAAACCATCAAGAACACACGCGTCAACTGCTATCGCTGGGACCGGAAGTACCCATAGGAAGTCAGTCCGTTCTATTATGTGTCCGTGATTCAAACACGCCAGAACAAACGTTCCCGCAGGGACATCACATTCCGGTTTTCTCCGCATTTATATTTAAACGGAACATtatttatgcatgtatgtacgtatgtgtctgtatgtatgtgtgtgtgtgtgtgtgtgtgtgtgtgtgtgtgtgtgtgtgtgtatgtacgtatgtatgtatgtgtgtgtgtatgtgtgtgtgtgtatgtatgtatgtgtgtgtgtatgtgtgtgtgtgtgtgtgtgtgtgtgtgtgtgtgtgtgtgtgtgtatgtacgtatgtatgtatgtgtgtgtgtatgtgtgtgtgtgtatgtatgtatgtgtgtgtgtatgtgtgtgtgtgtatgtatgtatgtgtgtgtgtgtatgtatgtgtgtgtatgtatgtacgtatgtgtgtgtatgtatgtatgtatgtatgtgtgtgtatgtacgtatgtgtgtgtatgtatgtgtgtgtatgtatgtatgtgtgtgaatgtatgtgtgtgtgtgtatgtatgtatgtatgtatgtgtgtgtgtgtatgtatgtatgtgtgtgtgaatgtatgtatgtgtgtatgtatgtgtgtgtatgtatgtatgtgtgtgtatgtatgtatgtatgtatgtatgtatgtatgtatgtgtgtgtatgtatgtatgtatgtgtgtgtatgtatgtatgtatgtatgtatgtatgtgtgtgtatgtatgtatgtgtgtgtatgtatgtatgtgtgtgtatgtatgtatgtatgtatgtatgtgtgtgtatgtatgtatgtgtgtgtgtatgtatgtatgtatgtatgtgtgtatgtatgtatgtatgtacgtatgtgtgtgtatgtatgtatgtgtgtgtatgtatgtatgtatgtatgtatgtatgtatgtatgtgtgtgtatgtatgtatgtatgtgtgtgtatgtatgtatgtatgtatgtatgtatgtgtgtgtatgtatgtatgtgtgtgtatgtatgtatgtgtgtgtatgtatgtatgtatgtatgtatgtgtgtgtatgtatgtatgtatgtatgtgtgtgtatgtatgtatgtatgtgtgtgtgtatgtatgtatgtatgtgtgtgtgtatgtatgtgtgtatgtatgtatgtatgtgtgtgtatgtgtgtgtatgtatgtatgtatgtgtgtgtgtatgtatgtgtgtatgtatgtatgtatgtgtgtgtatgtatgtatgtatgtatgtatgtatgtgtgtgtatgtatgtatgtatgtgtgtgtatgtatgtatgtgtgtgtatgtatgtatgtatgtatgtatgtatgtgtgtgtatgtatgtgtgtgtatgtatgtatgtatgtgtgtgtgtatgtatgtatgtatgtatgtgtgtatgtatgtatgtatgtatgtatgtgtgtgtatgtatgtacgtatgtgtgtgtatgtatgtatgtatgtatgtatgtatgtgtgtgtatgtgtgtgtatgtatgtacgtatgtgtgtgtgtgtatgcatgtatgtatgtatgtgtgtgtgtatgtatgtgtgtatgtatgtatgtgtgtgtgtatgcatgtatgtatgtatgtgtgtatgtatgtatgtatgtatgtatgtgtgtgtatgtatgtatgtgtgtgtatgtatgtgtgtgtgtgtatgtatgtatgtatgtatgtgtgtgtgtgtatgtatgtatgtgtgtatgtatgtgtgtgtatgtatgtatgtgtgtgaatgtatgtgtgtgtgtgtatgtatgtatgtatgtatgtgtgtgtgtgtatgtatgtatgtgtgtgtgaatgtatgtatgtgtgtatgtatgtatgtacgtatgtgtgtgtatgtatgtatgtgtgtgtgtatgtatgtatgtgtgtgtgtatgtatgtgtgtgtgtgtgtatgtatgtgtgtgtatgtatgtatgtatgcatgtacgtatgtgtgtatgtatgtatgtatgtgtgtgtatgtatgtatgtgtgtgtgtgtatgtatgtatgtgtgtgtgtgtgtatgtatgtatgtgtgtatgtatgtatgtatgtatgtatgtatgtgtgtgtatgtatgtatgtatgtatgtatgtatgtgtgtgtatgtatgtatgtatgtatgcatgtacgtatgtgtgtatgtatgtatgtatgtgtgtgtatgtatgtatgtgtgtgtgtatgtatgtgtgtgtgtgtgtatgtatgtgtgtgtatgtatgtatgtatgcatgtaggtatgtgtgtatgtatgtatgtgtgtgtgtgtatgtatgtatgtgtgtgtgtgtatgtatgtatgtgtgtgtgtgtgtatgtatgtatgtgtgtatgtatgtatgtatgtatgtatgtatgtgtgtgtatgtatgtatgtatgtatgtatgtgtgtgtgtatgtatgtatgtatgtatgtatgtgtgtgtatgtatgtatgtatgtatgtatgtgtgtatgtatgtatgtatgtatgtatgtatgtgtgtgtatgtatgtatgtgtgtgtgtatgtatgtgtgtgtgtgtgtatgtatgtgtgtgtatgtatgtatgtatgcatgtaggtatgtgtgtatgtatgtatgtatgtgtgtgtatgtatgtatgtgtgtgtgtgtatgtatgtatgtgtgtgtgtgtgtatgtatgtatgtgtgtatgtatgtatgtatgtatgtatgtgtgtgtatgtatgtatgtatgtatgtatgtgtgtgtgtatgtatgtatgtatgtatgtatgtgtgtgtatgtatgtatgtatgtatgtatgtgtgtatgtatgtatgtatgtatgtatgtatgtgtgtgtatgtatgtatgtgtgtgtgtatgtatgtgtgtgtgtgtgtatgtatgtgtgtgtatgtatgtatgtatgcatgtaggtatgtgtgtatgtatgtatgtatgtgtgtgtatgtatgtatgtgtgtgtgtgtatgtatgtatgtgtgtgtgtgtgtatgtatgtatgtgtgtatgtatgtatgtatgtatgtatgtatgtatgtgtgtgtatgtatgtatgtatgtatgtatgtgtgtgtgtatgtatgtatgtatgtatgtatgtgtgtgtatgtatgtatgtatgtatgtgtgtatgtatgtatgtatgtatgtatgtatgtgtgtgtatgtatgtatgtatgtatgtatgtatgtgtgtgtatgtatgtatgtatgtatgcatgtacgtatgtgtgtatgtatgtatgtatgtgtgtgtatgtatgtatgtgtgtgtatgtatgtatgtgtgtgtatgtatgtatgtatgtatgtatgtgtgtgtatgtatgtatgtgtgtgtgtatgtatgtatgtatgtatgtatgtatgtgtgtgtatgtatgtatgtgtgtgtatgtatgtatgtgtgtgtatgtatgtatgtatgtatgtatgtatgtgtgtgtatgtatgtatgtatgtgtgtgtgtatgtatgtatgtatgtatgtatgtatgtgtgtgtatgtatgtatgtgtgtgtatgtatgtatgtgtgtgtatgtatgtatgtgtatgtatgtatgtatgtatgtgtgtgtatgtatgtatgtatgtgtgtgtgtatgtatgtatgtatgtatgtgtgtgtgtatgtatgtgtgtgtatgtatgtatgtatgtgtgtgtatgtatgtatgtgtgtgtatgtatgtatgtatgtatgtatgtatgtatgtgtgtgtatgtatgtatgtatgtatgtatgtatgtgtgtgtatgtatgtatgtatgtgtgtgtatgtatgtatgtgtgtgtatgtatgtatgtatgtatgtatgtgtgtgtatgtatgtatgtatgtgtgtgtatgtatgtatgtatgtgtgtgtgtatgtatgtatgtatgtatgtgtgtatgtatgtatgtatgtatgtatgtgtgtgtatgtatgtacgtatgtgtgtgtatgtatgtatgtatgtatgtatgtatgtgtgtgtatgtgtgtgtatgtatgtacgtatgtgtgtgtgtgtatgcatgtatgtatgtatgtgtgtgtgtatgtatgtgtgtatgtatgtatgtgtgtgtgtatgcatgtatgtatgtatgtgtgtatgtatgtatgtatgtatgtatgtgtgtgtatgtatgtatgtgtgtgaatgtatgtgtgtgtgtgtatgtatgtatgtatgtatgtgtgtgtgtgtatgtatgtatgtgtgtatgtatgtgtgtgtatgtatgtatgtgtgtgaatgtatgtgtgtgtgtgtatgtatgtatgtatgtatgtgtgtgtgtgtatgtatgtatgtgtgtgtgaatgtatgtatgtgtgtatgtatgtatgtacgtatgtgtgtgtatgtatgtatgtgtgtgtgtatgtatgtatgtgtgtgtgtatgtatgtgtgtgtgtgtgtatgtatgtgtgtgtatgtatgtatgtatgcatgtacgtatgtgtgtatgtatgtatgtatgtgtgtgtatgtatgtatgtgtgtgtgtgtatgtatgtatgtgtgtgtgtgtgtatgtatgtatgtgtgtatgtatgtatgtatgtatgtatgtatgtgtgtgtatgtatgtatgtatgtatgtatgtgtgtgtatgtatgtatgtatgtatgcatgtacgtatgtgtgtatgtatgtatgtatgtgtgtgtatgtatgtatgtgtgtgtgtatgtatgtgtgtgtgtgtgtatgtatgtgtgtgtatgtatgtatgtatgcatgtaggtatgtgtgtatgtatgtatgtatgtgtgtgtatgtatgtatgtgtgtgtgtgtatgtatgtatgtgtgtgtgtgtgtatgtatgtatgtgtgtatgtatgtatgtatgtatgtatgtgtgtgtatgtatgtatgtatgtatgtatgtgtgtgtgtatgtatgtatgtatgtatgtatgtgtgtgtatgtatgtatgtatgtatgtatgtgtgtatgtatgtatgtatgtatgtatgtgtgtgtatgtatgtatgtatgtatgtatgtgtgtgtatgtatgtatgtatgtatgtatgtgtgtgtgtatgtatgtatgtatgtatgtatgtgtgtgtatgtatgtatgtatgtatgtatgtgtgtgtgtgtatgtatgtatgtgtgtgtgtgtgtatgtatgtatgtgtgtatgtatgtatgtatgtatgtatgtatgtgtgtgtatgtatgtatgtatgtatgtatgtgtgtgtgtatgtatgtatgtatgtatgtatgtgtgtgtatgtatgtatgtatgtatgtatgtgtgtatgtatgtgtgtgtatgtatgtatgtatgtatgtatgtatgtatgtgtgtgtatgtatgtatgtatgtatgtatgtatgtgtgtgtatgtatgtatgtatgtatgcatgtacgtatgtgtgtatgtatgtatgtatgtgtgtgtatgtatgtatgtgtgtgtatgtatgtatgtgtgtgtatgtatgtatgtatgtatgtatgtatgtgtgtgtatgtatgtatgtatgtgtgtgtgtatgtatgtatgtatgtatgtatgtgtgtatgtatgtatgtatgtatgtatgtatgtgtgtgtgtgtatgtattgtggactggtgtgagctcACCAGTCACCagtaaacaccagtaaaacctctacattcttttgtaactgtttttgcacacttcttgctttttgcactcctcttctgttcttgtgagctgtcacaagtgaatttccccaataaagttcatctcatttctcatc
This window harbors:
- the mrpl48 gene encoding 39S ribosomal protein L48, mitochondrial is translated as MNSVLRKLQVSVTQQASVFNQAFILCRATPSVWHPVWAFVNERQYRRMPTHGIGRWKYLMPKLTRKKKKDRHQMKPLMPATDTEYGTLNVKVSGYDMTLVEHYSQYIHKFCNRLGIKLAECYALPTKSTEVLLEQEQGAKLYVDAILKTHERVIQLSSLNALLCPVFMEVLLKNQPEGIQLSIMEHTEADFQARFKKRPDLEELLAQMNH